The Cellulomonas shaoxiangyii sequence GCCGCTCGGCGGTCCGCTGCGTGAACACCTCCCCCGCCGGTGAGGGGACGACGAGGTGCGCGCCGTCGTCGAGCACGTCGTCGAGCGCGCGACCCCACACGTCGGGGCGCATCACCATGCCGGCACCGCCCCCGAACGGCGTGTCGTCGACCGTGCGGTGGCGGTCGTCCGTCCACGCGCGCAGGTCGTGCACCCGCAGGTCCAGCAGGCCCGCCGTGCGCGCCTTCCCGACGAGCGACAGGTCGAGGGCGGCGAGGTACTCCGGGAAGATCGAGACGACGTCGACGCGCACGGGTCAGCCCTCGTCGTCCGGGCGCTCGCCGGGCGCGGGGAGGTCCACGACGAGCCGGGCGGCGTCGGCGGCGAGCAGGCCGCCCGGCGGGTCGAGCACGACCCGCCCGCCCGGCACGTCCACGACGGGCACGATCGCCTCGACGAACGGCACGAGCGTGCGCGTCCCGTCGGGCTCGCGGACCACGAGGAGGTCCTGCGCGGGCAGGTGCTCGAGACCGACCACCTCCCCGAGCACGCGGCCGTCGGTGACGTGCTCGGCGCGCAGGCCGACGAGCTCGTGCTCGTACCAGCCGTCGTCGTCCGCCTCGGCGGCGTCGACCTCGACGACGAGCTCGATCCCGCGCAGCGCCTCGACCGCGGTGCGGTCCGACGCCTCCGCGAATGTCACGTACCAGCGCTCCTGCGCGCGGCGGACCTGGGCCAGCGTGAGCGGCCCCGCCGCGGGCGGCTCGGTGTCCAGCCGGGCGCCCACCGTCAGGCGCCGCTCGGGCGCGTCGGTGCGCACGTCGAGCGCGACCTCGCCGCGCAGTCCGTGCGGCCGGCCGATCCGGGCCACCGTCAGCTGCATCCTGCTCTCCTTCCCCCGCCGGTCGTCCGACCTGGCGGGGCTCGTCCGGCACCGGGCGCACGTGCCCGGTGACGCCGACGGCCCGGCCCCTCGCAGGAGGGACCGGGCCGTGGGTGTGGCTCTCAGCGCCGGTCGACGTCGACCACGTCGACGCGGACCGGGCCCTCGGTGGACA is a genomic window containing:
- the rimM gene encoding ribosome maturation factor RimM (Essential for efficient processing of 16S rRNA), which encodes MQLTVARIGRPHGLRGEVALDVRTDAPERRLTVGARLDTEPPAAGPLTLAQVRRAQERWYVTFAEASDRTAVEALRGIELVVEVDAAEADDDGWYEHELVGLRAEHVTDGRVLGEVVGLEHLPAQDLLVVREPDGTRTLVPFVEAIVPVVDVPGGRVVLDPPGGLLAADAARLVVDLPAPGERPDDEG